One window from the genome of Jeotgalibaca sp. MA1X17-3 encodes:
- a CDS encoding aldose 1-epimerase family protein yields MITLENEYLKIEIATMGAEIQRIFNKNAELDYLWDGNPEFWNGRSPVLFPIVGRLNNNQYTHNGTTFDMMQHGFARKEDWKIEETTDSKAVLVLKENENTKKQYPFDFVLKATYTLSEHSITIDYSVENTSETRMPYSLGAHPAFNVPLGGKGSFEDYSLSIEPALSLEMMEVDPGPYRSGKKQAVEELENGKLALKRELFQGSMLLDTQSAVDTVTLSSEKTKHGVRLHMSEFPYLCLWTKEETEAPFLCIEPFDGIADVFGEVGELSDKEGIHLLNPTEKKHHSYVIELF; encoded by the coding sequence ATGATTACTCTTGAAAATGAATATTTGAAGATTGAAATTGCGACAATGGGTGCAGAAATTCAACGTATCTTTAATAAGAACGCTGAGTTAGACTACCTTTGGGATGGAAATCCTGAATTTTGGAACGGACGATCTCCTGTTCTTTTTCCTATTGTAGGACGTTTGAATAATAATCAGTATACACATAACGGTACAACTTTTGATATGATGCAACACGGTTTTGCAAGAAAAGAAGATTGGAAAATAGAGGAAACAACTGATTCAAAGGCAGTTTTGGTGTTAAAGGAAAATGAAAATACAAAAAAACAATATCCTTTTGATTTTGTTTTGAAAGCTACCTATACGCTTTCGGAACATTCGATAACGATTGATTATTCTGTAGAGAATACTTCTGAGACAAGAATGCCATATTCTTTAGGAGCACATCCGGCATTTAATGTTCCACTAGGAGGAAAAGGATCGTTCGAAGACTATTCTCTATCCATTGAACCGGCGCTTTCTCTGGAAATGATGGAAGTAGATCCAGGACCTTATCGTAGTGGGAAAAAACAAGCAGTAGAAGAACTTGAAAATGGGAAATTAGCATTGAAGCGTGAATTGTTTCAAGGTAGTATGCTACTTGATACGCAATCAGCAGTTGATACAGTAACCTTATCTTCAGAGAAAACAAAACATGGGGTTCGTTTACATATGTCAGAGTTTCCTTACCTTTGTCTGTGGACAAAAGAAGAAACAGAAGCTCCATTCTTATGTATCGAACCATTTGATGGAATTGCGGATGTTTTTGGAGAAGTTGGGGAACTTTCGGATAAAGAAGGAATTCATCTTTTAAATCCAACTGAAAAGAAACATCATTCCTACGTGATTGAATTATTTTAA
- a CDS encoding YkvA family protein, producing the protein METTKKGSKHSNYKIKNLFISLFDSKADRKTKWVVLGILLYIVSPIDLIPDFIPAIGYADDIILPILLFIAERMLNSKNDKQEEITTKQKNL; encoded by the coding sequence ATGGAAACCACAAAAAAAGGAAGTAAACATTCGAATTATAAAATAAAAAATCTTTTTATTTCTCTTTTTGATTCTAAAGCAGATCGAAAAACGAAATGGGTTGTACTAGGTATCTTACTTTATATTGTCAGTCCAATCGATCTTATTCCTGACTTTATTCCTGCAATCGGCTATGCTGATGATATTATTTTACCAATTTTACTTTTCATTGCGGAAAGAATGCTGAATTCAAAGAATGATAAACAAGAAGAAATTACAACAAAACAAAAAAATCTTTAA
- a CDS encoding AI-2E family transporter: MNKFRYYFQEIIHSVTKGLFAYLKATLKLAFLSLIILSIGLFMIGVDFWFLKALGIAIVDIFPVLGSGMVMIPWAVIHLLMGHTTIAWKIGLLYIVMVVVRQVAEPIITGKSIGVRPIYTFLATVISMLIFGPIGAVLGAVITIVLKAVLEVKSFQSSPPTDRNPFYNE; encoded by the coding sequence ATGAACAAATTTCGTTATTACTTTCAAGAAATCATACATTCGGTTACGAAAGGATTGTTCGCTTATTTAAAAGCAACGCTTAAATTAGCATTTTTAAGTCTCATCATTTTATCAATCGGTTTATTTATGATTGGGGTAGATTTTTGGTTTTTAAAAGCTTTAGGGATTGCAATCGTAGATATTTTTCCTGTGCTAGGAAGTGGAATGGTAATGATACCTTGGGCAGTGATTCATTTACTCATGGGACACACAACGATTGCATGGAAAATAGGACTACTTTATATTGTGATGGTGGTGGTTCGTCAAGTAGCTGAACCAATAATCACTGGTAAATCAATTGGTGTTCGTCCTATCTATACATTTCTTGCTACCGTGATAAGTATGCTCATTTTTGGTCCAATCGGTGCAGTTCTAGGTGCAGTCATAACAATCGTACTAAAGGCAGTCTTGGAAGTGAAGTCATTTCAAAGTAGTCCTCCTACCGACCGAAATCCTTTTTATAATGAATAA
- a CDS encoding ThuA domain-containing protein, whose translation MKILTLLGDYYHSHDQLLAFIQSTTKKIDGAEVNDTSIENLKEHLEEQPDVLIISKENRREPEEEDQQKWLTDELDQSIATYVEKGGNLFVLHSGLSSYPENSRYQNLIKGKFLHHPEHHTMISFDGYAPDFGTLSFRYSDEHYFVEVKEKETEIFLKSSSSEGESIAGWRHQAGEGRIICLTPTHSEEGYVNGDLQKLFLQALEWVTSK comes from the coding sequence ATGAAAATTTTAACATTATTAGGTGACTACTATCATTCACATGATCAACTTCTAGCGTTTATTCAAAGCACAACAAAAAAGATAGACGGAGCTGAGGTCAATGATACATCCATTGAGAATTTAAAAGAGCATTTAGAAGAGCAACCTGATGTACTCATTATAAGTAAAGAAAATCGAAGAGAGCCTGAGGAAGAAGACCAGCAGAAATGGTTAACGGATGAGTTGGACCAATCTATCGCTACTTATGTAGAAAAAGGTGGAAACTTATTTGTACTACACTCTGGGTTATCGTCCTACCCAGAAAATTCTCGCTATCAGAATTTGATCAAAGGGAAATTTCTCCATCATCCTGAGCATCATACAATGATTTCATTCGACGGGTATGCTCCTGACTTTGGTACTCTTTCTTTTAGATATTCTGATGAACACTATTTTGTTGAAGTAAAAGAAAAGGAAACAGAAATATTCCTTAAAAGTAGTTCTTCAGAAGGAGAATCAATTGCCGGTTGGCGCCATCAAGCAGGAGAGGGTAGAATAATCTGCTTGACTCCTACTCACTCGGAAGAAGGCTACGTGAATGGAGATCTACAAAAATTGTTCCTCCAAGCATTGGAGTGGGTAACAAGTAAATAA